The window GTCCCTCGCCCCGTAGACCAGCCGGTCCACGCGGGAGAGCACCGTCGCGCCCGCGCACATCGTGCAGGGTTCGAGGGTGACCACCAGGGTGCAGCCGCCCAGCCGCCACTCGCCTCGCGCGCGTGCGGCGGCCCGCAGCGCCAGCACCTCGGCGTGCGCGGTGGGGTCGCCGGTGGCCTCGCGCTCGTTGCGCCCGGTGCCCAGGACGGCGCCGTCGGCGTCCAGCACGACCGCGCCCACCGGCACGTCGCCCGTCTCCAAGGCGGCCTCGCCCTCGGCGATCGCCGCGCGCAGCGCGGCGTCGAGGACGTCCCGTCCGATCACAGCCTCATGCCGTCGAGGATCTCGGCGAAGCCCGCGCGCTCGGCCACCACGGCCAGGACGTCGCTGGGCAGGACCCCGCCGCCGACGGACAGGGAGCGCAACTCCTCCTCGGTCAGGCCCAGGTCGGAGAGCAGGCCCCCGTCGCCGTCGG is drawn from Nocardiopsis dassonvillei subsp. dassonvillei DSM 43111 and contains these coding sequences:
- a CDS encoding nucleoside deaminase; amino-acid sequence: MIGRDVLDAALRAAIAEGEAALETGDVPVGAVVLDADGAVLGTGRNEREATGDPTAHAEVLALRAAARARGEWRLGGCTLVVTLEPCTMCAGATVLSRVDRLVYGARDAKAGAAGSVWDAVRDPRLNHRPEVVPPDLVPRELSDRCSDLLSRFFARRRIR